From Erigeron canadensis isolate Cc75 chromosome 8, C_canadensis_v1, whole genome shotgun sequence, one genomic window encodes:
- the LOC122578235 gene encoding uncharacterized protein LOC122578235, with protein sequence MGTEVHYKNSFPGHYSMRNGNEDSNSSSWHLFNSLSNGHYYDGFTPRTITDAYLGHGKDDLKHKMLQHEAIFKNQVTELHRLYRRQTDMMEEVKRKECHKYHIYIDTSSSSSLMPSQKPYEDANRWQNPSFPMGNSTSRPFIFGADISNSPLSCSKGNGSKDCEVVKCRPSKVRKNLFDLELPAHEYIEPEEGQQTVDNQGSEISSYKHIENGTIQKNGRKTFLDESHIKDGSKNGQHFKQSNGLADLNEPVYIQEATTPASVDFLGSSAKLAEFNHSLSESKVIGRDRFSSCLRESGSGRSNMNYTSQCFESSRLQRSDTLRHLHGKKVQPGGTEISSKFQDHSHFNQSPSLFSTGSAYPFISSSNLGNSWSSSGQSWEKSNDSLSRKLTPFQTHPSCLSSPKSHEVLRDKWQKNGNGFYNGSSSSSKDLLAHLPSVGFDYRNRGIHNDGSQKIFKGSNFVDLTDTAKVMDLNAVQTLSDDDEKSRKCDQTVPSWLLAKPVVCKNDFKKDDHVGDMPKEEDDSLLAAKNNLSGLPIFGDFCIPKNDDLVSTSASIEHRGFDINVAWEEVSASEHIDKQTDVKTDSETKSLKNHFDLNSCVTEDDDLLVEESFKSSKMRTMDIDLEAPAVSETEDEDNHKETEPKPDHSESDELAKIAAEAIVAISSQKVKAELVSNAGNEDYPLLWFVEVIDSCVKNVISPPREIDEYEMLTLQLEETKEEDYMPAPVVLDIQEPDEVCHAVTSRPRRGQARRGRPRRDFQRDILPGMASLSRHEISEDHQIFGGLMRATGHSWIGSTRKNGKKIGTRGRLKVKAVEIIPAAIAPLSPLLSPSKPSNNVEVVGLDERSLTGWGKTTRRPRRQRCAAGNSVAVQSV encoded by the exons ATGGGAACAGAAGTTCACTATAAGAACTCGTTCCCGGGACATTACTCCATGAGAAATGGTAATGAAGATTCTAATAGTAGCAGCTGGCATCTCTTTAACTCGTTATCAAATGGCCACTATTACGATGGTTTTACTCCACGAACCATCACAGACGCGTATTTAGGTCATGGTAAAGATGACTTAAAACATAAAATGCTTCAACACGAAGCTATCTTTAAGAACCAG GTTACTGAGCTCCACCGTCTATATAGAAGACAGACAGACATGATGGAAGAAGTTAAAAGAAAGGAGTGCCATAAGTACCATATTTATATCGACACGTCATCTTCATCAAGCCTCATGCCCTCTCAAAAACCTTATGAAGATGCTAACAGGTGGCAGAATCCTAGCTTCCCGATGGGGAACTCTACATCTAGGCCGTTCATTTTTGGTGCAGATATAAGTAATTCTCCCTTAAGTTGCTCAAAAGGAAACGGTTCAAAGGATTGTGAAGTGGTTAAATGTAGACCTTCAAAGGTAAGGAAAAACTTATTTGATCTTGAACTTCCGGCGCATGAGTACATTGAGCCAGAGGAAGGTCAACAGACTGTAGATAACCAGGGTTCTGAAATCTCGAGCTACAAACATATAGAAAACGGCACTATTCAAAAAAATGGACGGAAGACATTTCTTGATGAGAGTCATATAAAAGATGGTTCCAAAAATGGTCAACACTTTAAGCAGTCTAATGGGTTGGCTGATCTTAATGAACCAGTTTACATTCAAGAAGCAACCACCCCAGCCTCTGTTGACTTTCTTGGTTCGTCTGCCAAACTAGCGGAATTTAATCATTCATTGTCTGAAAGTAAAGTCATTGGAAGAGATAGGTTTTCATCTTGTCTGCGTGAATCAG GGAGCGGTAGAAGCAACATGAATTACACATCTCAATGTTTTGAATCTAGCCGGCTGCAGAGATCTGATACTCTGCGGCATTTGCATGGTAAGAAAGTTCAACCTGGAGGAACAgaaatttcttcaaaatttcaAGATCATTCCCATTTTAATCAATCCCCTTCACTCTTTAGCACTGGTAGCGCATACCCGTTTATTAGTTCCTCTAATCTGGGGAATTCTTGGTCCTCCTCGGGTCAATCATGGGAAAAGTCAAATGATAGCTTGTCTCGTAAGTTAACCCCGTTTCAAACACATCCTTCATGTCTATCATCTCCCAAGAGCCATGAGGTTTTAAGAGACAAGTGGCAGAAAAATGGCAACGGGTTTTACAACGGCTCATCATCCAGTTCAAAAGATTTATTGGCTCATTTGCCTTCAGTTGGTTTTGATTATCGTAATCGAGGTATACATAATGATGGGTCACAAAAGATCTTTAAAGGCTCAAACTTCGTGGACTTAACTGATACTGCCAAAGTCATGGACTTGAATGCCGTTCAAACATtgtctgatgatgatgaaaaatcaagaaaatgtgATCAAACAGTGCCATCATGGCTTTTAGCTAAGCctgttgtatgtaaaaatgacTTTAAAAAGGACGACCATGTGGGTGATATGCCAAAGGAGGAAGATGATTCACTTTTAGCTGCTAAAAATAATCTATCAGGGCTTCCGATTTTTGGTGACTTTTGTATTCCGAAAAATGATGATTTGGTTTCGACCTCTGCATCAATTGAACACAGAGGATTTGACATCAATGTCGCCTGGGAGGAGGTCAGTGCTTCTGAACATATAGACAAACAGACTGATGTCAAAACAGATTCGGAAACCAAGAGTCTCAAGAATCATTTTGACTTAAATTCGTGTGTGACCGAGGATGATGATTTGTTGGTAGAAGAATCTTTCAAAAGCTCGAAAATGAGGACAATGGATATAGATTTAGAAGCACCTGCTGTTTCAGAGACCGAGGACGAAGATAATCACAAAGAAACTGAACCAAAACCAGATCATTCCGAAAGTGATGAGCTTGCAAAGATTGCAGCCGAAGCTATTGTTGCAATATCCAGCCAGAAAGTTAAAGCAGAGCTCGTTTCTAATGCAGGCAATGAGGACTATCCGCTTTTATGGTTTGTTGAGGTGATTGATTCGTGCGTGAAAAACGTGATTTCCCCCCCTCGTGAAATCGATGAATACGAGATGTTGACTTTACAGTTAGAGGAGACTAAAGAAGAAGATTATATGCCTGCACCGGTGGTTCTTGATATTCAGGAACCAGATGAAGTGTGTCATGCAGTAACGAGCAGACCACGGCGAGGGCAAGCAAGAAGAGGTAGGCCACGGAGGGATTTCCAAAGGGATATTCTTCCAGGTATGGCTTCATTGTCTAGGCATGAGATAAGTGAAGATCATCAAATATTTGGAGGGTTGATGAGAGCTACAGGGCATTCTTGGATAGGATCTACAAGGAAAAATGGGAAAAAGATTGGAACACGTGGTAGGCTGAAGGTGAAGGCGGTGGAGATAATTCCGGCTGCCATTGCACCACTGTCTCCTCTGCTATCGCCATCTAAGCCGTCTAACAATGTTGAGGTGGTGGGATTGGATGAAAGAAGCTTGACAGGGTGGGGTAAGACGACCAGACGGCCTCGAAGGCAAAGATGTGCTGCAGGTAATTCAGTAGCTGTTCAGTCAGTGTGA